In one window of Microbacterium dextranolyticum DNA:
- a CDS encoding heavy metal transporter: protein MTEPPRRVRVTADPPGRPVGAPRRAPVTRGIALPGAGAAAGASGGADAVYDRALRRAQLRLALGTIAGFVVVVVALTVAVALIPELDAVAPGGVPLSWLLHAFAFYPVVIVFALLYTRAAARNERRYRALRERD, encoded by the coding sequence ATGACCGAGCCGCCACGTCGCGTGCGGGTCACGGCCGATCCTCCGGGGCGCCCCGTGGGTGCTCCGCGCCGGGCACCGGTGACCCGCGGCATCGCCCTGCCGGGTGCCGGGGCGGCCGCAGGCGCGTCCGGCGGAGCCGACGCCGTCTACGACCGCGCACTCCGCCGCGCGCAGCTGCGGCTCGCGCTCGGCACGATCGCGGGGTTCGTCGTCGTGGTCGTGGCGCTGACCGTCGCCGTCGCGCTCATCCCCGAGCTGGATGCCGTCGCGCCTGGCGGCGTGCCGCTGTCGTGGTTGCTGCACGCCTTCGCCTTCTACCCCGTGGTCATCGTGTTCGCCCTGCTCTACACGCGCGCCGCCGCGCGCAACGAGCGGCGCTACCGCGCGCTGCGCGAGCGCGACTGA
- a CDS encoding LytR/AlgR family response regulator transcription factor gives MIDVLIADDEAPARAELAHLLRGDARIGEILTAASGSEAVAVLSTRAVAVAFLDIHMPGLDGLALAAALQGLASPPVVVFVTADDARAVDAFDVRAADYLLKPVRIERVRRAVDRAVELVRDAAGTATEPGTAETGDEVLPVTVGSAVRFVRRSEVRWVHAQGDYSRLHVDDGPGHLVRVPISELEERWAPHGFVRVHRSYLAAVAAVVEARLTGADPAIVVGGAGADAQGGDSRGVLPVVLPVSRRMLPGVREALVPTPGRGR, from the coding sequence ATGATCGATGTGCTCATCGCCGACGACGAGGCACCCGCCCGCGCCGAGCTCGCGCACCTGCTCCGCGGCGATGCGCGGATCGGCGAGATCCTCACCGCCGCCTCCGGCAGCGAGGCCGTCGCGGTGCTGAGCACGCGCGCGGTCGCCGTGGCGTTCCTCGACATCCACATGCCGGGGCTCGACGGGCTCGCGCTCGCCGCGGCGCTGCAGGGCCTGGCATCCCCGCCCGTCGTCGTCTTCGTGACGGCGGACGATGCCCGCGCGGTGGATGCCTTCGATGTCCGGGCCGCCGACTATCTGCTCAAGCCCGTGCGGATCGAGCGGGTGCGGCGCGCGGTCGACCGCGCGGTCGAGCTCGTCCGCGACGCCGCCGGCACGGCGACCGAGCCCGGCACGGCGGAGACCGGCGACGAGGTGCTGCCGGTGACCGTCGGGTCGGCGGTGCGCTTCGTGCGCCGCAGCGAGGTGCGCTGGGTGCACGCGCAGGGCGACTACTCGCGGCTGCACGTCGACGACGGGCCGGGCCATCTCGTGCGCGTGCCGATCTCGGAGCTCGAAGAGAGATGGGCGCCCCACGGCTTCGTGCGCGTGCACCGCTCGTACCTCGCCGCCGTGGCGGCGGTCGTCGAGGCCCGGCTGACCGGTGCCGACCCGGCGATCGTCGTCGGCGGGGCGGGGGCGGATGCCCAGGGGGGAGACTCCCGGGGAGTGCTCCCCGTCGTGCTGCCGGTGAGCAGACGGATGCTGCCGGGCGTCCGCGAGGCGCTCGTTCCGACGCCGGGACGCGGCCGATGA
- a CDS encoding sensor histidine kinase, with translation MSHDVVLAAACGVLGGVVLTVLLVLARRLAKGTTDLGSDADRAAHQALHQASSAAVHLRGGLAAPDVDRAARPLRALLGSSGVAIVHDGRVVARDGAAADRAGHADAAVALAGAVAASGRREVRGVEADDGGPGLEAVAAPIVVDGAVAGVLVAFHAPVRAALVRAVAEVADWCAAQVALGDLEASRTALAEAELRALRAQISPHFIYNALTAIASFITTDPARARELVLEFADFTRYSFRRQGEFTTLAEELRSIHSYLELERARFGDRLTVILRIAPETLATVIPFLTVQPIVENAVRHGLEPGEGGGTIRIEARDDATHTEIVVEDDGVGMDPEALRALLGAESDGSHVGVRNVDTRLRQLYGPGGGLVVETNTGAGTLVRMRVPKSQPAHDTAREREGAPA, from the coding sequence ATGAGCCACGACGTCGTCCTCGCCGCTGCCTGCGGCGTGCTCGGCGGCGTCGTGCTCACCGTGCTGCTGGTCCTCGCGCGGCGTCTGGCGAAGGGCACCACCGACCTCGGCAGCGACGCCGACCGTGCCGCGCACCAGGCTCTCCACCAGGCGAGCTCCGCCGCCGTGCACCTGCGGGGCGGACTCGCCGCGCCCGACGTCGACCGGGCCGCCCGCCCGCTGCGGGCCCTGCTCGGCTCGTCGGGCGTCGCGATCGTGCACGACGGGCGGGTGGTCGCCCGCGACGGTGCCGCCGCCGATCGTGCCGGCCACGCGGATGCCGCGGTCGCCCTCGCCGGCGCGGTCGCCGCCTCGGGCCGGCGCGAGGTGCGCGGCGTCGAGGCCGACGACGGCGGGCCGGGACTCGAGGCGGTGGCGGCTCCGATCGTCGTCGACGGTGCGGTCGCCGGCGTCCTGGTCGCCTTCCACGCCCCCGTGCGCGCGGCGCTCGTGCGTGCGGTCGCGGAGGTCGCCGACTGGTGCGCGGCGCAGGTCGCGCTCGGCGACCTCGAGGCATCCCGCACGGCCCTCGCCGAAGCCGAGCTGCGGGCGCTGCGTGCGCAGATCTCGCCGCACTTCATCTACAACGCGCTGACCGCGATCGCCTCGTTCATCACGACCGACCCGGCCCGCGCGCGCGAGCTGGTGCTCGAGTTCGCCGACTTCACGCGCTACTCGTTCCGCCGCCAGGGCGAGTTCACGACGCTCGCGGAGGAGCTGCGCAGCATCCACTCCTACCTCGAGCTCGAACGCGCCCGATTCGGAGACCGGTTGACGGTGATCCTGCGGATCGCTCCCGAAACCCTCGCGACGGTCATCCCGTTCCTCACCGTGCAGCCCATCGTCGAGAACGCCGTGCGCCACGGGCTGGAGCCCGGCGAAGGCGGCGGCACCATCCGCATCGAGGCGCGCGACGACGCGACCCACACCGAGATCGTCGTCGAGGACGACGGCGTCGGCATGGATCCCGAGGCCCTCCGGGCGCTCCTCGGTGCCGAGAGCGACGGCAGTCACGTCGGCGTGCGGAACGTCGACACGCGCCTGCGACAGCTCTACGGGCCGGGCGGAGGTCTCGTCGTCGAGACGAACACGGGCGCCGGCACCCTCGTGCGCATGCGCGTGCCCAAGTCGCAGCCGGCGCACGACACCGCGCGCGAGAGAGAGGGCGCGCCCGCATGA
- a CDS encoding YbdD/YjiX family protein, whose product MPNSSMSLRDSGGAPSAGACGADVEEFGPRPASARPGGPRPPEQARSGSAAGPTRRALAGAARAGRAVRWYVTNLMGDTAYATYVAHHRRHHPDEPALTERQFWRQRMDDQDRNPGARCC is encoded by the coding sequence GTGCCGAACTCCTCCATGTCGCTCCGGGATTCCGGCGGCGCGCCCTCTGCGGGCGCGTGCGGCGCCGATGTGGAGGAGTTCGGGCCGCGCCCGGCGTCCGCTCGGCCGGGCGGGCCGCGCCCGCCAGAGCAGGCGCGGTCGGGGTCGGCCGCCGGGCCGACGCGGCGGGCGCTGGCCGGGGCGGCCCGGGCGGGGCGCGCCGTGCGCTGGTACGTGACGAACCTGATGGGCGACACCGCCTACGCGACGTATGTCGCGCATCACCGTCGCCATCACCCCGACGAGCCCGCCCTCACCGAGCGGCAGTTCTGGCGGCAGCGGATGGACGATCAGGACCGCAACCCCGGCGCCCGGTGCTGCTGA
- a CDS encoding carbon starvation CstA family protein, giving the protein MSTPSSRRRAAVVDDDPVIVPDPSLPPTAITPTQEAATSRWTWPKVVLWIAIALLGGLAWVMLAVVRGETVNAIWFVFAAVCTYLIGYRFYSKVIEKHLLRPDDRRATPAEVKSDGKDYVPTDRRVLYGHHFAAIAGAGPLVGPVLAAQMGFLPGTIWIIVGVVLAGAVQDYTVLFFSMRRGGRTIGQMARQELGRIGGTAAIVASLLIMLIIVAILALVVVNALGESPWGVFSVSMTIPIALFMGVYLRYLRPGKVTEVSIIGFVLLMAAIIGGGWVASTEWGYALFHLDKTTIAWGIIIYGFVAAILPVWLLLAPRDYLSTFMKIGVIVMLAGAIIVVRPEISVPAITVFGQNGLGPVFSGPLFPFLFVTIACGALSGFHALIASGTTPKLVEKERQTRFIGYGGMLMESFVAIMALVAAISIDQGIYFAMNSPAALTGGTVEGAVAFVNSLGLTGAPLTPDILTETAANVGEGTIVSRTGGAPTLALGLAHIMHQALGGQAMMAFWYHFAIMFEALFILTAVDAGTRVARFMLQDSLGHWFPRFRDVTWRPGVWICTAIMVAGWGYILILGVTDPLGGINTFFPLFGIANQLLAAIALAVVLAIVAKRGRNYLRWLWIVAVPLAFTAVVTITASMYKIFSPVPSIGYWANNAKYRAAQAAGDGKLGKPEVVDAVIRNTAVQGTLSIVFVALAIVVMISAVAVTIRAIRNGGGENTEDAPVASRRYAPAGFLGTKPERELEKQWEPILADERAELAHRGH; this is encoded by the coding sequence ATGTCCACACCGTCATCCCGCCGCAGAGCAGCCGTGGTCGACGACGATCCCGTGATCGTCCCCGATCCGAGCCTTCCGCCGACGGCCATCACCCCCACTCAAGAGGCCGCGACCTCGCGCTGGACGTGGCCCAAGGTCGTCCTGTGGATCGCCATCGCCCTCCTCGGCGGGCTCGCGTGGGTCATGCTGGCCGTCGTCCGCGGCGAGACCGTCAACGCCATCTGGTTCGTCTTCGCCGCGGTCTGCACGTATCTCATCGGCTATCGCTTCTACTCCAAGGTGATCGAGAAGCACCTGCTGCGCCCCGACGACCGCCGGGCGACCCCGGCCGAGGTCAAGTCCGACGGCAAGGACTACGTCCCCACCGACCGCCGCGTACTCTACGGGCACCACTTCGCCGCCATCGCGGGCGCAGGCCCCCTCGTCGGGCCCGTGCTCGCCGCCCAGATGGGCTTCCTTCCCGGCACCATCTGGATCATCGTCGGCGTCGTCCTCGCCGGCGCCGTGCAGGACTACACGGTGCTCTTCTTCTCGATGCGCCGCGGCGGTCGCACGATCGGCCAGATGGCCCGCCAGGAGCTCGGCCGCATCGGCGGGACCGCGGCGATCGTGGCATCCCTGCTCATCATGCTCATCATCGTCGCGATCCTCGCGCTCGTCGTGGTCAACGCCCTCGGCGAGAGCCCGTGGGGCGTCTTCAGCGTGTCGATGACGATCCCGATCGCGCTGTTCATGGGCGTGTACCTGCGGTACCTGCGCCCCGGCAAGGTCACCGAGGTCTCGATCATCGGCTTCGTGCTGCTCATGGCCGCCATCATCGGCGGCGGCTGGGTCGCCTCGACCGAGTGGGGCTACGCGCTCTTCCACCTCGACAAGACGACGATCGCGTGGGGCATCATCATCTACGGCTTCGTCGCCGCGATCCTGCCGGTCTGGCTGCTGCTGGCCCCGCGCGACTACCTGTCGACCTTCATGAAGATCGGCGTCATCGTCATGCTCGCCGGCGCGATCATCGTCGTGCGCCCGGAGATCTCGGTTCCGGCGATCACGGTGTTCGGTCAGAACGGCCTCGGCCCGGTGTTCTCGGGGCCGCTCTTCCCGTTCCTGTTCGTCACGATCGCCTGCGGCGCACTCTCCGGCTTCCACGCGCTGATCGCCTCGGGCACGACCCCGAAGCTCGTCGAGAAGGAGCGGCAGACCCGCTTCATCGGCTACGGCGGCATGCTCATGGAGTCGTTCGTCGCGATCATGGCGCTCGTCGCCGCGATCTCGATCGACCAGGGCATCTACTTCGCGATGAACTCGCCCGCGGCCCTTACCGGGGGCACGGTCGAGGGGGCCGTCGCGTTCGTCAATTCGCTGGGGCTCACCGGGGCGCCACTGACCCCCGACATCCTCACCGAGACCGCGGCGAACGTCGGGGAGGGGACGATCGTCTCGCGCACGGGTGGCGCGCCGACCCTCGCGCTCGGCCTCGCGCACATCATGCACCAGGCACTGGGCGGTCAGGCCATGATGGCGTTCTGGTACCACTTCGCGATCATGTTCGAGGCGCTGTTCATCCTGACGGCGGTGGATGCCGGCACGCGCGTCGCCCGCTTCATGCTGCAGGACTCGCTCGGGCACTGGTTCCCGCGCTTCCGCGACGTGACCTGGCGCCCGGGCGTCTGGATCTGCACGGCGATCATGGTCGCCGGCTGGGGGTACATCCTGATCCTCGGCGTCACCGACCCGCTCGGCGGCATCAACACGTTCTTCCCGCTGTTCGGCATCGCGAACCAGCTGCTCGCCGCGATCGCGCTCGCCGTCGTGCTGGCGATCGTCGCCAAGCGCGGACGCAACTACCTGCGGTGGCTCTGGATCGTCGCCGTGCCGCTCGCCTTCACGGCGGTCGTCACGATCACGGCGTCGATGTACAAGATCTTCTCGCCCGTCCCCTCGATCGGCTACTGGGCCAACAACGCCAAGTACCGGGCGGCGCAGGCCGCGGGCGACGGAAAGCTGGGCAAGCCCGAGGTGGTCGACGCGGTCATCCGCAACACCGCCGTGCAGGGCACGCTGTCGATCGTGTTCGTCGCGCTCGCCATCGTCGTGATGATCTCGGCGGTCGCGGTGACCATCCGCGCGATCCGCAACGGCGGCGGGGAGAACACCGAGGATGCACCCGTCGCCTCGCGTCGCTACGCGCCGGCCGGGTTCCTGGGCACGAAGCCCGAGCGCGAGCTCGAGAAGCAGTGGGAGCCGATCCTCGCCGACGAGCGCGCCGAGCTCGCCCACCGGGGGCACTGA
- a CDS encoding GNAT family N-acetyltransferase — protein sequence MSESIEVARNEAAGRYEISVDGAVAGFTAFLPDAEGRLVFPHTVIDPAYGGRGLGTRLIADAMADVAGRGETVVPECSFVVRYLQGHDVPGLSVHWRERDVETAQHAPADEPGPGDEGVGRG from the coding sequence ATGTCCGAGAGCATCGAGGTCGCGCGCAACGAGGCCGCCGGCCGTTACGAGATCAGCGTCGACGGCGCGGTGGCCGGATTCACGGCGTTCTTGCCCGATGCCGAGGGCCGGCTCGTGTTCCCCCACACCGTGATCGACCCCGCCTACGGCGGACGGGGCCTCGGCACGAGACTCATCGCCGACGCGATGGCGGATGTCGCCGGCCGCGGCGAGACGGTCGTGCCGGAGTGCTCGTTCGTCGTGCGGTATCTGCAGGGGCACGACGTGCCGGGCCTCTCGGTGCACTGGCGCGAGCGCGACGTCGAGACCGCGCAGCACGCCCCGGCCGACGAGCCGGGCCCCGGCGATGAGGGCGTCGGGCGCGGATGA